A stretch of DNA from Acidobacteriota bacterium:
TCGGTGCCGATGGGCAGGTGAATCGCGACCGGGTTGCCCTGGAGCTTCGTCTTGATTTGCTCGAACGTGCGCAGGAAGTTGGCGCCGATCCGGTCCATCTTGTTGACGAAGCAGATCCGCGGCACGCGGTACTTGTCGGCCTGGCGCCAGACCGTCTCGGACTGCGGTTCGACGCCGGCGACCGAGTCGAACACCGCGACGGCGCCGTCCAGCACGCGCAGCGACCGCTCGACCTCGGCGGTGAAATCCACGTGGCCGGGCGTGTCGATGATGTTGATCCGGTGATCGCGCCACGTGCAGGTCGTCGCGGCCGACGTGATCGTGATCCCGCGCTCCTGCTCCTGCGCCATCCAGTCCATGACGGCGGTCCCTTCGTGCACCTCACCGATCTTGTAGGTGATGCCGGTGTAGAAGAGGATGCGCTCCGTGGTCGTCGTCTTGCCGGCATCGATGTGGGCCATGATGCCGATGTTCCGACAACGATTCAGGGGTACTTGGCGAGCCATTGCAGCGTGTCCGATTCCTGGGCGCCGGCGTCAGGCCGTGGCGCCGCGTCCGTTACCAGCGATAGTGGGCGAACGCCTTGTTCGCCTCGGCCATGCGATGGGTGTCTTCCCGCTTCTTCACGGCCCCACCGCGGAGATTCGCCGCGTCGAGGAACTCGTTCGCGAGCTTCTCCTGCATCGTCTTGCCGTCGCCGCGCTCGCGCGCGTACGACGCCACCCAGCGAATCGCCAGCGACAGACGACGATTCGGGTTGACCTCGACCGGCACCTGATAGTTCGAGCCGCCGACGCGGCGCGACTTCACCTCGAGGCTCGGGCGCACGTTGTCGATGGCTTTCTTGAACACCTTGAGCGGATCGTCGGCCGACTTCTCCTTCACGATCTCGAGGGCCTGGTACATGATGCGTTCGGCCGTCGAACGCTTGCCGCCGCGCATGATCGTGCTGATGAACTTCGTCACGAGCGGGCTGCTGTAGATCGGGTCCGCCGGGACCTCGCGCTTCGGAATCTCTCGTCGTCGTGGCATGACCGGTTCCTACTTCTTCGGGCGCTTGGCGCCGTATTTCGACCGCCCCTGCATGCGACCCGCCACGCCCACCGCGTCGAGCGTGCCGCGCACGACGTGGTAGCGCACGCCCGGCAAATCCTTCACGCGGCCGCCCCGAATCAGGACCAGAGAGTGCTCCTGGAGGTTGTGGCCGACGCCGGGAATGTAGGTCGTCACCTCGATGCCGTTCGTCAGCCTCACACGCGCGACCTTGCGCAGCGCCGAGTTCGGCTTCTTCGGCGTCTGCGTGAAGACGCGCACGCAGACGCCGCGCTTCTGCGGACTGCTCTGCAGCGCCGGGCTCTTCGTCTTGCTCAGCACCTTCTCGCGCCCTTGGCGGACCAGTTGGCTAATCGTCGGCACTAGACACTCCACCCCGAAATGGGCCACCCACGCGCCGCCCGCGGCGCGCTTCCTTCGTCCCCGGCCTAAGAGGCACCCCTCGGCGCCCGGGACTCTCCCCTATTGCTGCGAGTCAGCATGGCAGCGAGCCGTGCGACACCATCGGCGTCGCGTCGCTGCGCGGAAACAACCAGGAAGCTGAAGCGCTTCGACTGGAGCGAGCCTAGATAGGGTGTCCCAGGCTCGAAAATAACCTTGCGAGATTAGCACGGTGGTTCCGGCGCGTCAAGGAACCGGCGGCCGAGTCTTTGCTCCCGGCCGCCTGACTCGCCCCGCCGCAATCAGCGCGACCGCTCGTTGAGGCTGAAATACGAGGTGATCCGCCCGGCGGTCGCGTCGCGCACGAACGCCTTGATGGGGTCGAGCGCGCTCGCGCGCCCATCGGGGCCGAGCATCTCCCCGGCATAACCGAACCTCGCCGACACCGATCGGATGAACGTGCTCGACTCGTCGAGCGGCAGCGACGCGACGTTGTGCGCGAAATCGTCGAACAGGCCGTCCTGGAAGAGGTACTGCTCGACGTTGGAGACGTAGAAGGCCGACACCGTCGCGCCACGCTGGCGGAGGTACCGCCCGACGCCGCGCAGCGCCTTCGGCCCGGCGAAGTTGCCGACGACCGGCACGACCAGGTTCCGCTCCTGAAGGCCCCTGAGGAACCGGTAGTTCGCCTCGGAGGCGAGGTAGCTGCGCGGGCGCCCCTCCCAATCGGTCACGACCATCAGATCCTGATAGGTCGGGAAGTTGCCCGGCCCGCCGCGTCCGCGCCAGCCGAACGACGGCCCGGTGGAGTACCGCAGGCCGGGACCGTCCCAGAAGAACGCGAAGTAGATCGACTCGAGCTGATCGAGGTCCGTCGCCGACAGCGGCAAGCCGTGCTTCCTGAGCAGCACGTCGCGGATCCGCCGCGCGTTCTGGCGATAGAGGTCCTCGCTCGTCGCCACCGGCGCGAACGCGGCGAACAGCGCGTCGACGCTGGCCGACGCGGCGATACCCGGCGGCCGGGGCTTCGAGAAGAGCAGCGCCAGGAAGTCCGCGCGATCGGCGGACAGCTCGATGATGGCCTTGTACATCAGGTGCTCGAGCAGGTTGCCCCGCCGGATGTCCACGATGA
This window harbors:
- a CDS encoding 30S ribosomal protein S12, translating into MPTISQLVRQGREKVLSKTKSPALQSSPQKRGVCVRVFTQTPKKPNSALRKVARVRLTNGIEVTTYIPGVGHNLQEHSLVLIRGGRVKDLPGVRYHVVRGTLDAVGVAGRMQGRSKYGAKRPKK
- the rpsG gene encoding 30S ribosomal protein S7; this encodes MPRRREIPKREVPADPIYSSPLVTKFISTIMRGGKRSTAERIMYQALEIVKEKSADDPLKVFKKAIDNVRPSLEVKSRRVGGSNYQVPVEVNPNRRLSLAIRWVASYARERGDGKTMQEKLANEFLDAANLRGGAVKKREDTHRMAEANKAFAHYRW